From a single Rhodococcus qingshengii JCM 15477 genomic region:
- a CDS encoding MBL fold metallo-hydrolase: protein MLVTGFPAGMFQTNCYILAQDDACECVVVDPGQDAAEPLFEYLDSKDMSVTAVLLTHGHLDHVWSAREVCERYSVPAYIHPEDRYMLSDPARGIGPTMKEFIQGMTFVEPDEVIELADGDKITEAGMTFVVDHTPGHTQGSVVFRTQANTESGPVDLAFTGDTLFQGSIGRSDLPGGNHEQLLASIARKLLVLGDETVVLPGHGGNSSIGAERSSNPFLVGLSAQE from the coding sequence GTGCTCGTCACTGGTTTTCCGGCCGGGATGTTCCAAACCAACTGCTACATACTCGCTCAGGACGACGCGTGCGAGTGCGTAGTCGTAGATCCGGGTCAGGATGCAGCTGAGCCGCTCTTCGAATATCTGGACTCCAAGGACATGTCGGTCACGGCGGTCCTCCTGACGCACGGTCATCTCGATCACGTGTGGTCGGCCCGCGAGGTCTGTGAGCGGTATTCCGTACCCGCGTACATCCATCCCGAGGATCGCTACATGCTCAGCGATCCGGCACGGGGGATCGGCCCGACGATGAAGGAATTCATTCAAGGCATGACGTTCGTGGAGCCGGACGAGGTGATCGAACTGGCCGACGGAGACAAGATCACCGAGGCCGGAATGACGTTCGTCGTGGACCACACACCCGGGCACACGCAGGGATCGGTGGTGTTCCGCACCCAGGCGAACACCGAGAGCGGGCCCGTGGATTTGGCGTTCACCGGTGACACTCTGTTCCAGGGTTCCATCGGGCGCAGCGACCTGCCCGGCGGAAATCACGAGCAGTTGCTCGCTTCGATCGCCCGCAAGCTATTGGTACTCGGTGACGAGACAGTGGTCCTGCCCGGGCATGGCGGAAACAGTTCGATCGGCGCCGAGCGAAGCTCGAATCCGTTTCTCGTTGGACTCAGCGCACAAGAATAA
- the hisS gene encoding histidine--tRNA ligase → MSKASTFSAPKGIPDYVPPQSAEFVAVRDGLTRAARLAGYGHIELPIFEDTGLFARGVGESTDVVSKEMYTFADRGDRSVTLRPEGTAGVMRAVIEHSLDRGQLPVKVSYAGPFFRYERPQAGRYRQLQQVGVEAIGIDDPALDAEVIAIADAGFRSLGLDGFRLEITSLGDDTCRPQYRELLQEFLFALPLDEDTRRRAEINPLRVLDDKRPDVREMTAGAPLMLDHLSESCKAHFDEVLAHLDALGVPYVVNPRMVRGLDYYTKTTFEFVHDGLGAQSGIGGGGRYDGLMEQLGGQPLSGIGFGIGVDRTVLALEAEGKSVAPPARVDVFCVPMGAEAKAALVKIAHQLRANGIRVDLAYGNRGVKGSMKAADRSGAAIALILGERELEEGVVVVKQLATGEQETVALDQVVDKLGELVEH, encoded by the coding sequence GTGAGTAAAGCCAGCACCTTCTCTGCACCCAAGGGCATTCCGGACTACGTTCCGCCGCAGTCAGCCGAATTCGTCGCCGTTCGTGACGGTTTGACGCGCGCCGCGAGGTTGGCCGGATACGGCCACATCGAATTGCCGATCTTCGAGGACACCGGCCTGTTCGCTCGCGGTGTCGGTGAGTCGACCGACGTCGTCAGCAAAGAGATGTACACATTCGCCGACCGCGGTGACCGTTCGGTGACGTTGCGTCCCGAGGGAACCGCCGGAGTCATGCGTGCGGTCATCGAGCACAGCCTCGATCGTGGACAGTTGCCGGTCAAGGTCAGTTACGCGGGCCCGTTCTTCCGCTACGAGCGCCCGCAGGCCGGTCGCTACCGCCAGTTGCAGCAGGTCGGCGTAGAAGCCATCGGGATCGACGACCCCGCGCTCGACGCGGAGGTCATCGCGATCGCCGACGCCGGATTCCGGTCGTTGGGGCTCGACGGCTTCCGCCTCGAAATCACCTCTCTCGGTGACGACACCTGCCGGCCGCAGTACCGCGAACTGCTGCAGGAGTTTCTCTTTGCACTCCCACTCGACGAGGACACGCGTCGACGCGCCGAGATCAACCCGCTCCGCGTGCTCGACGACAAGCGCCCGGATGTACGCGAGATGACTGCGGGCGCACCGCTCATGCTCGATCACCTGTCCGAGAGCTGCAAGGCGCACTTCGACGAGGTGCTAGCGCACCTGGACGCATTGGGCGTTCCGTACGTCGTCAACCCGCGCATGGTCCGCGGCCTCGACTACTACACCAAGACAACCTTCGAATTCGTGCACGACGGACTGGGTGCGCAGTCCGGAATCGGTGGTGGTGGTCGTTACGACGGTCTGATGGAACAGCTGGGTGGACAGCCGCTCTCGGGCATCGGGTTCGGAATCGGCGTCGACCGCACGGTTCTCGCGCTCGAGGCCGAGGGCAAGTCCGTTGCGCCACCGGCGCGTGTCGACGTCTTCTGTGTACCGATGGGTGCCGAGGCGAAGGCGGCACTGGTGAAGATCGCACATCAGTTGCGTGCCAACGGAATTCGTGTCGACCTGGCATACGGAAACCGTGGCGTGAAGGGCTCGATGAAGGCAGCTGATCGTTCGGGTGCCGCGATCGCTTTGATTCTCGGCGAGCGTGAACTCGAAGAGGGCGTTGTCGTTGTCAAACAGTTGGCAACAGGTGAGCAGGAGACAGTGGCGCTCGACCAGGTTGTCGACAAGCTCGGGGAACTCGTTGAGCACTGA